AACGACCGATCCCGTGATGCGCAGTTCGAGAGTCGGCTTGCGAGGGTCATTCGTGGCGATAGTGGCCGTTTGTCCAAAATCTTCCTGGTAAGCTTTCGGACGCCATTCCAGTTTGATCTCGGTCGTATCGCCGGGTTGCACCGTCAGAACGTCTCCTTCCTTCAGGTCGGCCATGGTGCATTTACAGGTCGTTCCTTCCATGGTCAATTCCAACGGCTCTTTCCCCTCGTTTTTGACCACGAAGGTATGCTTGCCGACGGAGTTCAACTCCATCCGACCAAAGGCAAAAACCGGCCCATCTTGGACAATCGCTTTTGGCGACGTCTCTTTGACGGCGACTTCAGCCCACATCAAAGAAGGATCGGTCAGGCCCCCGAAGTCGTTTGGGGTACTAAGATCTCGCACAGCGATGGCGTAACCAGCGGCAGAACCGCCCAACAGGCAAACCAGAAGCAGAGCAATAGGTTTCATGGTACGTCAGGGGAGAGTTGATGAACGGATAAGGGAAAAATCAGGAGGTAGCGTGACTACCGATATTTAGGTTCGGTCAGCGCAGGGAATCACTCAGTTGGTTATTGTACGCAATTGTTCCATGGTTTGTTTGGCGGAAAGTTCAGGATCAACGATCGGCAACTCGCCGTCAGCTTTGGGACCAAGAGGTGCGTCATGAATCTTCAGATTCTCTAACATACGCTCAGCGTGAGGGTTGAGCTTATCGAGACGCAATGCTTCCTGTGCCTCGGCGGTACTTTCTTCCGGCATGTTCGCTAAATGCAGGGCCCAGGCCAGCTGGGCGTGGTGAATAGCTCGATTGGGGTACAACCGCACGGTCTCGCGGTAATGATCGATCGCTTCGAGCAGAAATTCTGGATTTCCAGATTGTCGATACATATCGAGGAACCAGTCGCCAACCGAAAGATGCAGCGGGAACGAATGCCCTGCCCGGCTGAATTCTTCATCCAACGCATTCTCGAACTTTTCAAGCAGTTGTTGGCGTGCCGCTGGCGGGGCGTCTGCGTTATTCATCCAACTTTGATAATAGACATTGGCCAGCATCGCTGGGCCATCTTTGCTCCACGGATCGGCGATCGTGGCGGCTTGGGCATACTGCTCCATATTTCGCCAGTCGCCCCGTCGGGCAGCATCCATTGCATACGCCATATCGGTGCGGCGATTGGCGACGGGTTGAATTCCCCAGTAGGCCACCACAAACAACCCCGACAAGCCAATTAGCAGCCCAGCGGATTTTGGTTTCGCGTCTTCCCAAACCACGTCTGGTCGGGTTGGTAAAGCCACCGCCAGCAGCAAGTAAAACGACCCAGCGACACTTGGGAAGCTAATTCCTCCCGCGGCCGTCAAATTGATGACCATCGCCGCGACAGCAATCACCAACCACAACCGCAGATCGCGCTTCAACGGAACGCGGGACAGCGCCGCCACGACGATTAATGCTGGGAGCATGCCGACGAGCAGAGGCGTAAAGTCGAGCATGACTTCCTGCATAATCATCTGCAGGAAAGGAGCCACAAATGGTGCGGCCAACGCGCCGAACCAGATCGGTCGATCCGAAGGTTCTTCGCTGCTTGAATTTGAACTCGCAGTTTCTTCCGTGCCGTCCTGATTGCCGGCGAAACCAATCTTCCGCGTCCACAATACCAATGCTGCGAGAAATAACGCAATTGCCGGCGTGCCTGCCATCGACCAAATTTCGAAGACAAAGTTATGCGGATCGGCGACCGTTTCACTGGCCATCGGCAACATGTATTCCGGGTAATAGCCCTGAAAGTTTGCCAGTCCGCAGCCGAACAGCGGGTGGTTCGCAATGATTTCGGCGGCACCTTGCCAATACTGCAGTCGGTAAATCACCGATGTCGGGGCTTCGCTTAAGACTTCGACATCAAGAATTCCGGTAACAAACGCCAACATGAACAGGACCAAGCCGGCACCGATCGTTGCGACAGGAATCACCCATGAGACTCGCTTTCCGATCGCCGAACCGTAGAAGGCAATCAGCCCTAAACCAAACAGTCCAGCTAACCACGATGTCCGGCTTTTGGTGAGCACGAGGCACAGCCCGATGAATACGATCGCCAATCCTAAGCCACCAACGCTTTTCCAATCGATCGGTTTGGAAAACGAATCTTTCAGCCAGCCGACCGAAAGCAAGAACCACGGTACCAAAAAAGCTGCGAGGGAATTTGTTAAGGTAAACGTCCCGGTTGGCTCAGTGCTATTTAAGCGATTCTCAAACAGGATTCGCACCGGACTGTCTTCCGCTGTGTCGATTCCGTTTTCCATCAGAATCTTCTCTGGATCGGCACGATACGCGGCTTGATTCGCGGGAAGAATCTCTAAGTACTGATAGAACGAATAAGCCGTTATCAGTACGGCAACTCCGATCATCGAAGTCAACAACGCGTGACGCTGATGGTCAGTAACGATCCATTGCCGGATCAGGAAATAAGCGATCAGAAGTTGGGCGTGGTCCCAGAATCCATTGAATGCGGCTCGCAAGTTGACGTCTCCGGAAACCATCCAAGTAGCGAGCGCCAACCAGACCAGAAAGGCAGCAAAACAGCTTTCAATCCATGACCACCGGATTTCTAACTTCGGCTGTCCCAGGGCACGCACGCCCCAGAGCAGAAGCAGAAAACACCACGCCACAGCCAGCCACAACTCCGCGCCCCTTTCGGGTGAACCTTCGCTGGAAACTAGGGGTGTCGTAACCGCCAACAACGCGATCCCGCCGCCGATCAGATTGTCCAAGATCGACGGTTCGGGCTGAGGGGACTTCTTTTCGCGTTTATTCTTAGCGGCCATTTATTCGGAACGATTCCGTTCTTTTCGACGGGCGGCCTGCTCAATCAAAGCGATCAAACTGAGCACGCAAAACACAAGCAACAAAACCAAGACGGCCCCTACTCGATCAACACGATGCAGCAGCAACGCACCTAACCCACAGGTCGCCGTCAAGAGATAGATCAGCAAGACGGCCGTTGTCTTCGAGAAACCAATCTCGACCAGGCGATGGGAAAAGTGACACTTATCTGGCTGGAATGGACTCCGTCCTTGACGGATACGAATGTAAAGTACGGTCACAAGGTCGTACAACGGAA
The Blastopirellula marina genome window above contains:
- a CDS encoding O-antigen ligase family protein → MAAKNKREKKSPQPEPSILDNLIGGGIALLAVTTPLVSSEGSPERGAELWLAVAWCFLLLLWGVRALGQPKLEIRWSWIESCFAAFLVWLALATWMVSGDVNLRAAFNGFWDHAQLLIAYFLIRQWIVTDHQRHALLTSMIGVAVLITAYSFYQYLEILPANQAAYRADPEKILMENGIDTAEDSPVRILFENRLNSTEPTGTFTLTNSLAAFLVPWFLLSVGWLKDSFSKPIDWKSVGGLGLAIVFIGLCLVLTKSRTSWLAGLFGLGLIAFYGSAIGKRVSWVIPVATIGAGLVLFMLAFVTGILDVEVLSEAPTSVIYRLQYWQGAAEIIANHPLFGCGLANFQGYYPEYMLPMASETVADPHNFVFEIWSMAGTPAIALFLAALVLWTRKIGFAGNQDGTEETASSNSSSEEPSDRPIWFGALAAPFVAPFLQMIMQEVMLDFTPLLVGMLPALIVVAALSRVPLKRDLRLWLVIAVAAMVINLTAAGGISFPSVAGSFYLLLAVALPTRPDVVWEDAKPKSAGLLIGLSGLFVVAYWGIQPVANRRTDMAYAMDAARRGDWRNMEQYAQAATIADPWSKDGPAMLANVYYQSWMNNADAPPAARQQLLEKFENALDEEFSRAGHSFPLHLSVGDWFLDMYRQSGNPEFLLEAIDHYRETVRLYPNRAIHHAQLAWALHLANMPEESTAEAQEALRLDKLNPHAERMLENLKIHDAPLGPKADGELPIVDPELSAKQTMEQLRTITN